Proteins encoded in a region of the Sparus aurata chromosome 6, fSpaAur1.1, whole genome shotgun sequence genome:
- the LOC115582957 gene encoding poly(rC)-binding protein 2 isoform X3, which yields MDSGVIEGGLNVTLTIRLLMHGKEVGSIIGKKGESVKKMREESGARINISEGNCPERIITLAGPTTAIFKAFSMIIEKLEEDISSSMTNSTATSKPPVTLRIVVPASQCGSLIGKGGCKIKEIRESTGAQVQVAGDMLPNSTERAITIAGTPQSIIECVKQICVVMLESPPKGVTIPYRPKPSGSPVIFAGGQAYAVQGQHAIPQPDSSSAAISPQLTKLHQLAMQQSPFPIAPSNQGFTGIDASAQTGSHEMTIPNDLIGCIIGRQGAKINEIRQMSGAQIKIANPVDGSTDRQVTITGSPASISLAEYLINARLSSEATGLAAN from the exons GAAGTCGGAAGTATTATCGGGAAG AAAGGTGAATCTGTGAAGAAGATGAGAGAAGAG AGCGGGGCTCGCATCAACATCTCTGAGGGCAATTGTCCTGAGAGGATCATTACTTTGGCAGGTCCAACCACCGCCATCTTTAAAGCATTCTCCATGATCATTGAAAAGCTGGAAGAG GACATAAGCAGCTCAATGACAAATAGCACAGCTACCAGCAAGCCCCCAGTGACCCTACGCATTGTGGTGCCTGCCAGCCAGTGTGGCTCCCTCATTGGGAAAGGTGGCTGCAAGATCAAGGAAATTCGAGAG TCAACAGGTGCTCAGGTACAAGTGGCAGGAGACATGCTCCCCAATTCTACGGAGCGAGCCATCACCATAGCCGGAACTCCCCAGTCGATAATCGAGTGTGTGAAGcagatctgtgtggtcatgcTCGAG TCTCCCCCAAAAGGGGTCACTATCCCCTACAGACCCAAGCCTTCAGGATCCCCCGTCATCTTTGCAGGTGGACAG GCATATGCCGTACAAGGACAGCACGCGATTCCACAGCCAGAT tCTTCCTCTGCTGCTATCTCTCCACAGCTCACGAAGCTTCACCAGCTGGCTATGCAGCAGAGCCCCTTCCCCATTGCGCCGAGCAACCAGGGATTCACTG GGATAGATGCCTCAGCTCAAACCGGTTCCCATGAGATGACCATTCCAAATGAT CTTATTGGGTGCATCATCGGCCGCCAGGGAGCCAAGATCAATGAGATCAGGCAAATGTCAGGTGCCCAGATCAAGATTGCAAATCCAGTGGATGGATCAACTGACCGCCAGGTCACCATCACAGGCTCACCTGCCAGCATCAGTCTGGCGGAGTACCTCATCAACGCAAG GCTTTCCTCTGAGGCCACAGGACTGGCAGCCAACTGA
- the LOC115582957 gene encoding poly(rC)-binding protein 2 isoform X4, with amino-acid sequence MDSGVIEGGLNVTLTIRLLMHGKEVGSIIGKKGESVKKMREESGARINISEGNCPERIITLAGPTTAIFKAFSMIIEKLEEDISSSMTNSTATSKPPVTLRIVVPASQCGSLIGKGGCKIKEIRESTGAQVQVAGDMLPNSTERAITIAGTPQSIIECVKQICVVMLESPPKGVTIPYRPKPSGSPVIFAGGQAYAVQGQHAIPQPDLTKLHQLAMQQSPFPIAPSNQGFTGIDASAQTGSHEMTIPNDLIGCIIGRQGAKINEIRQMSGAQIKIANPVDGSTDRQVTITGSPASISLAEYLINARLSSEATGLAAN; translated from the exons GAAGTCGGAAGTATTATCGGGAAG AAAGGTGAATCTGTGAAGAAGATGAGAGAAGAG AGCGGGGCTCGCATCAACATCTCTGAGGGCAATTGTCCTGAGAGGATCATTACTTTGGCAGGTCCAACCACCGCCATCTTTAAAGCATTCTCCATGATCATTGAAAAGCTGGAAGAG GACATAAGCAGCTCAATGACAAATAGCACAGCTACCAGCAAGCCCCCAGTGACCCTACGCATTGTGGTGCCTGCCAGCCAGTGTGGCTCCCTCATTGGGAAAGGTGGCTGCAAGATCAAGGAAATTCGAGAG TCAACAGGTGCTCAGGTACAAGTGGCAGGAGACATGCTCCCCAATTCTACGGAGCGAGCCATCACCATAGCCGGAACTCCCCAGTCGATAATCGAGTGTGTGAAGcagatctgtgtggtcatgcTCGAG TCTCCCCCAAAAGGGGTCACTATCCCCTACAGACCCAAGCCTTCAGGATCCCCCGTCATCTTTGCAGGTGGACAG GCATATGCCGTACAAGGACAGCACGCGATTCCACAGCCAGAT CTCACGAAGCTTCACCAGCTGGCTATGCAGCAGAGCCCCTTCCCCATTGCGCCGAGCAACCAGGGATTCACTG GGATAGATGCCTCAGCTCAAACCGGTTCCCATGAGATGACCATTCCAAATGAT CTTATTGGGTGCATCATCGGCCGCCAGGGAGCCAAGATCAATGAGATCAGGCAAATGTCAGGTGCCCAGATCAAGATTGCAAATCCAGTGGATGGATCAACTGACCGCCAGGTCACCATCACAGGCTCACCTGCCAGCATCAGTCTGGCGGAGTACCTCATCAACGCAAG GCTTTCCTCTGAGGCCACAGGACTGGCAGCCAACTGA
- the LOC115582957 gene encoding poly(rC)-binding protein 2 isoform X1 translates to MDSGVIEGGLNVTLTIRLLMHGKEVGSIIGKKGESVKKMREESGARINISEGNCPERIITLAGPTTAIFKAFSMIIEKLEEDISSSMTNSTATSKPPVTLRIVVPASQCGSLIGKGGCKIKEIRESTGAQVQVAGDMLPNSTERAITIAGTPQSIIECVKQICVVMLESPPKGVTIPYRPKPSGSPVIFAGGQAYAVQGQHAIPQPDSSSAAISPQLTKLHQLAMQQSPFPIAPSNQGFTGIDASAQTGSHEMTIPNDLIGCIIGRQGAKINEIRQMSGAQIKIANPVDGSTDRQVTITGSPASISLAEYLINASVESSKPPPSSSSLNPEQTSPCPPSTSTTTTTTTTTTTTTTTSSAATSSFSSSSSSSSSSSCVVPPSASIPLSLLAPGPPPPSSSSSSSSSTDSLLPSSPACVSSLLSLKPLPLLALHVVSGASNPTHPIPTEPKIAPELSSKSKRRRLSPY, encoded by the exons GAAGTCGGAAGTATTATCGGGAAG AAAGGTGAATCTGTGAAGAAGATGAGAGAAGAG AGCGGGGCTCGCATCAACATCTCTGAGGGCAATTGTCCTGAGAGGATCATTACTTTGGCAGGTCCAACCACCGCCATCTTTAAAGCATTCTCCATGATCATTGAAAAGCTGGAAGAG GACATAAGCAGCTCAATGACAAATAGCACAGCTACCAGCAAGCCCCCAGTGACCCTACGCATTGTGGTGCCTGCCAGCCAGTGTGGCTCCCTCATTGGGAAAGGTGGCTGCAAGATCAAGGAAATTCGAGAG TCAACAGGTGCTCAGGTACAAGTGGCAGGAGACATGCTCCCCAATTCTACGGAGCGAGCCATCACCATAGCCGGAACTCCCCAGTCGATAATCGAGTGTGTGAAGcagatctgtgtggtcatgcTCGAG TCTCCCCCAAAAGGGGTCACTATCCCCTACAGACCCAAGCCTTCAGGATCCCCCGTCATCTTTGCAGGTGGACAG GCATATGCCGTACAAGGACAGCACGCGATTCCACAGCCAGAT tCTTCCTCTGCTGCTATCTCTCCACAGCTCACGAAGCTTCACCAGCTGGCTATGCAGCAGAGCCCCTTCCCCATTGCGCCGAGCAACCAGGGATTCACTG GGATAGATGCCTCAGCTCAAACCGGTTCCCATGAGATGACCATTCCAAATGAT CTTATTGGGTGCATCATCGGCCGCCAGGGAGCCAAGATCAATGAGATCAGGCAAATGTCAGGTGCCCAGATCAAGATTGCAAATCCAGTGGATGGATCAACTGACCGCCAGGTCACCATCACAGGCTCACCTGCCAGCATCAGTCTGGCGGAGTACCTCATCAACGCAAG TGTAGAGTCCTCTaaacctcctccctcctcctcctccttgaaccCCGAACAGACCAGCCCGtgccctccctccacctctactactactactaccactactactactactactaccaccaccacctcctctgctgctacctcctccttctcttcctcctcctcctcctcctcctcttcctcctgtgtgGTGCCCCCCTCAGCCTCCATCCCTCTGTCCTTGTTGGCTCCAGGGccgcctcctccttcctcttcctcctcctcttcctcctccactgatTCCCTCCTTCCCAGCTCTCCTGCCTGTGTGTCAAGTCTCCTCAGTCTCAagcccctccctctcctggcCCTCCATGTTGTCAGCGGGGCCAGTAACCCCACACACCCAATCCCCACTGAGCCCAAAATCGCCCCAGAGCTGAGCTCCAAGTCTAAAAGACGAAGGCTCTCCCCTTACTAA
- the LOC115582957 gene encoding poly(rC)-binding protein 2 isoform X2, translating into MDSGVIEGGLNVTLTIRLLMHGKEVGSIIGKKGESVKKMREESGARINISEGNCPERIITLAGPTTAIFKAFSMIIEKLEEDISSSMTNSTATSKPPVTLRIVVPASQCGSLIGKGGCKIKEIRESTGAQVQVAGDMLPNSTERAITIAGTPQSIIECVKQICVVMLESPPKGVTIPYRPKPSGSPVIFAGGQAYAVQGQHAIPQPDLTKLHQLAMQQSPFPIAPSNQGFTGIDASAQTGSHEMTIPNDLIGCIIGRQGAKINEIRQMSGAQIKIANPVDGSTDRQVTITGSPASISLAEYLINASVESSKPPPSSSSLNPEQTSPCPPSTSTTTTTTTTTTTTTTTSSAATSSFSSSSSSSSSSSCVVPPSASIPLSLLAPGPPPPSSSSSSSSSTDSLLPSSPACVSSLLSLKPLPLLALHVVSGASNPTHPIPTEPKIAPELSSKSKRRRLSPY; encoded by the exons GAAGTCGGAAGTATTATCGGGAAG AAAGGTGAATCTGTGAAGAAGATGAGAGAAGAG AGCGGGGCTCGCATCAACATCTCTGAGGGCAATTGTCCTGAGAGGATCATTACTTTGGCAGGTCCAACCACCGCCATCTTTAAAGCATTCTCCATGATCATTGAAAAGCTGGAAGAG GACATAAGCAGCTCAATGACAAATAGCACAGCTACCAGCAAGCCCCCAGTGACCCTACGCATTGTGGTGCCTGCCAGCCAGTGTGGCTCCCTCATTGGGAAAGGTGGCTGCAAGATCAAGGAAATTCGAGAG TCAACAGGTGCTCAGGTACAAGTGGCAGGAGACATGCTCCCCAATTCTACGGAGCGAGCCATCACCATAGCCGGAACTCCCCAGTCGATAATCGAGTGTGTGAAGcagatctgtgtggtcatgcTCGAG TCTCCCCCAAAAGGGGTCACTATCCCCTACAGACCCAAGCCTTCAGGATCCCCCGTCATCTTTGCAGGTGGACAG GCATATGCCGTACAAGGACAGCACGCGATTCCACAGCCAGAT CTCACGAAGCTTCACCAGCTGGCTATGCAGCAGAGCCCCTTCCCCATTGCGCCGAGCAACCAGGGATTCACTG GGATAGATGCCTCAGCTCAAACCGGTTCCCATGAGATGACCATTCCAAATGAT CTTATTGGGTGCATCATCGGCCGCCAGGGAGCCAAGATCAATGAGATCAGGCAAATGTCAGGTGCCCAGATCAAGATTGCAAATCCAGTGGATGGATCAACTGACCGCCAGGTCACCATCACAGGCTCACCTGCCAGCATCAGTCTGGCGGAGTACCTCATCAACGCAAG TGTAGAGTCCTCTaaacctcctccctcctcctcctccttgaaccCCGAACAGACCAGCCCGtgccctccctccacctctactactactactaccactactactactactactaccaccaccacctcctctgctgctacctcctccttctcttcctcctcctcctcctcctcctcttcctcctgtgtgGTGCCCCCCTCAGCCTCCATCCCTCTGTCCTTGTTGGCTCCAGGGccgcctcctccttcctcttcctcctcctcttcctcctccactgatTCCCTCCTTCCCAGCTCTCCTGCCTGTGTGTCAAGTCTCCTCAGTCTCAagcccctccctctcctggcCCTCCATGTTGTCAGCGGGGCCAGTAACCCCACACACCCAATCCCCACTGAGCCCAAAATCGCCCCAGAGCTGAGCTCCAAGTCTAAAAGACGAAGGCTCTCCCCTTACTAA